One genomic window of Roseateles sp. DAIF2 includes the following:
- a CDS encoding 3-oxoacid CoA-transferase subunit A produces MIDKQLDSPAAALRDVPDGATVMIGGFGTAGLPDELIRALLNQGARELVVVNNNAGNGDTGLAALLAAGRVRKIICSFPRQADSHHFDALYRSGRIELELVPQGNLAERIRAAGAGIGAFFTPTGYGTALAEGKETRIIDGRGQVLEYPIHADFALIKAECGDRWGNLSYRMTARNFGPIMAMAAKTTVASVHELLPLGGLDPEQIVTPGIFVQRLVKIERRTTSGGGFFSNKPGA; encoded by the coding sequence ATGATCGACAAACAGCTCGACAGCCCCGCCGCCGCGCTGCGCGATGTGCCCGACGGTGCCACGGTGATGATCGGCGGCTTCGGCACCGCGGGCCTGCCGGACGAGCTGATCCGGGCCCTGCTGAACCAGGGTGCCCGCGAGCTGGTCGTGGTGAACAACAACGCCGGCAATGGCGACACCGGCCTGGCGGCCCTGCTGGCCGCCGGGCGGGTGCGTAAGATCATCTGCAGCTTTCCGCGCCAGGCCGATTCGCATCATTTCGATGCCTTATATAGAAGCGGCAGGATCGAGTTGGAGCTGGTGCCGCAGGGCAATCTGGCCGAGCGCATCCGCGCCGCCGGCGCCGGCATCGGCGCCTTCTTCACGCCGACCGGCTATGGCACCGCGTTGGCCGAGGGCAAGGAGACCCGCATCATCGACGGCCGCGGCCAGGTGCTGGAGTACCCAATCCATGCCGACTTCGCGCTGATCAAGGCCGAGTGCGGCGACCGCTGGGGCAATCTGAGCTACCGGATGACCGCCCGCAACTTCGGCCCCATCATGGCGATGGCCGCCAAGACCACGGTGGCCAGCGTGCACGAGCTGCTGCCGCTGGGCGGGCTGGACCCTGAGCAGATCGTCACGCCGGGCATCTTCGTGCAACGGCTGGTGAAGATCGAACGCCGAACCACCAGCGGCGGCGGTTTTTTCAGCAACAAGCCGGGAGCCTGA
- a CDS encoding 3-oxoacid CoA-transferase subunit B, which translates to MSSTTTHGRWTREQMAARVARDIPEGAVVNLGIGLPTLVAAQIPAGREVILHSENGVLGMGPPPPAGQEDYDLINAGKQPVTLRPGAAFFHHADSFAMMRGGHLDICVLGAFQVSVRGDLANWHTGAPDAIPAVGGAMDLAIGAKQTFVMMELLGKDGSSKIVADCSYPLTAPRCVGRIYTDLAVFEITPAGLRVLDRVDGLDLAALERLTGQSLLAAHD; encoded by the coding sequence ATGAGCAGCACGACGACCCACGGCCGATGGACCCGCGAGCAGATGGCCGCGCGCGTCGCCCGGGACATTCCCGAGGGCGCGGTGGTCAACCTGGGCATCGGCCTGCCGACCCTGGTCGCGGCCCAGATCCCGGCCGGGCGCGAGGTGATCCTGCACAGCGAGAACGGCGTGCTGGGCATGGGCCCACCGCCGCCGGCCGGGCAGGAGGATTACGACCTGATCAATGCCGGCAAGCAGCCGGTGACCCTGCGCCCCGGCGCGGCCTTCTTCCACCATGCCGACAGCTTCGCGATGATGCGCGGCGGCCATCTGGACATCTGCGTGCTGGGCGCCTTCCAGGTCTCGGTGCGCGGCGATCTGGCCAACTGGCATACCGGCGCGCCCGACGCGATCCCCGCGGTCGGCGGTGCGATGGACCTGGCGATCGGCGCCAAGCAGACCTTCGTGATGATGGAGCTGCTGGGCAAGGACGGCAGCAGCAAGATCGTCGCCGACTGCAGCTATCCGCTGACCGCGCCGCGCTGCGTCGGCCGCATCTATACCGACCTCGCGGTGTTTGAGATCACCCCCGCCGGCCTGCGGGTGCTGGACCGGGTCGACGGCCTGGACCTGGCCGCCCTCGAACGCCTGACCGGCCAGTCGCTGCTGGCCGCCCACGACTGA
- a CDS encoding HD-GYP domain-containing protein yields the protein MKDRTADPLIDVGQLKVGMFIHLDLGWMSHPFPLSSFKLSSEDQLLVLRRLGLKQVRWSPGRSDLQLDAAPLPGAPAAEVIEVPTALTPEQLAREAHKRALAAQREALALCERQYGEAASAFRELMDLLPREPVNSRDQSIALTSALLDKMLIEGDLNIRLLNEGAGDRSTAHALNVSIISLLLGRAFGLGRDEMMDLGVGALLHDIGKTELPARVRNRDDSFTMAETQLYQQHVQKGVALAQGMGLAPGPLLVIAQHHENADGSGFPQRINVDRMSAASRIVALVNRFDGLCNPLLASKAMTPHEALSLMFAQGRNRFDATMLNAFIRMMGVYPPGSAVQLTDDRYALVVAVNSSRPLKPKVMVHDTKVPRDEALILNLEEHPDLGIRRSLKPNLLPRASLDYLSPRTRVAYFFESAAAPLGEMAA from the coding sequence ATGAAGGACAGAACTGCAGATCCTTTGATCGATGTGGGCCAGCTGAAGGTGGGAATGTTCATCCACCTGGATCTGGGCTGGATGTCGCATCCCTTTCCGCTCAGCAGTTTCAAGCTGAGTTCGGAGGATCAATTGCTGGTGCTGCGGCGGCTCGGCCTGAAGCAGGTGCGCTGGAGCCCGGGCCGCAGCGATCTGCAGCTGGACGCCGCGCCGCTGCCGGGCGCCCCCGCGGCCGAGGTGATCGAAGTGCCGACCGCGCTGACGCCGGAGCAACTGGCCCGCGAGGCCCACAAGCGCGCGCTCGCCGCGCAGCGCGAGGCGCTGGCCCTGTGCGAGCGCCAGTACGGCGAGGCCGCCAGCGCTTTCCGCGAGCTGATGGACCTGCTGCCGCGCGAGCCGGTGAATTCGCGTGACCAGTCGATCGCGCTGACCTCCGCGCTGCTGGACAAGATGCTGATCGAGGGTGACCTCAACATCCGCCTGCTCAACGAGGGGGCGGGCGACCGCAGCACCGCCCATGCGCTGAACGTCTCGATCATCTCGTTGCTGCTGGGCCGGGCCTTCGGCCTGGGGCGCGACGAGATGATGGACCTGGGCGTCGGTGCGCTGCTGCACGACATCGGCAAGACCGAGCTGCCGGCGCGCGTGCGCAACCGCGACGACAGCTTCACGATGGCCGAGACCCAGCTCTACCAGCAGCATGTGCAGAAGGGCGTGGCGCTGGCCCAGGGCATGGGCCTGGCGCCCGGGCCGCTGCTGGTGATCGCCCAGCACCACGAGAACGCCGATGGCAGCGGTTTCCCGCAGCGCATCAATGTGGACCGGATGAGCGCGGCCTCGCGCATCGTCGCGCTGGTGAACCGTTTCGACGGGCTGTGCAACCCGCTGTTGGCCTCCAAGGCGATGACGCCGCACGAGGCCCTGTCGCTGATGTTCGCCCAGGGGCGCAACCGCTTCGACGCGACCATGCTGAATGCCTTCATCCGCATGATGGGTGTCTACCCGCCTGGCTCGGCGGTGCAGCTGACCGACGACCGCTACGCGCTGGTGGTGGCGGTCAACTCCTCGCGCCCGCTCAAGCCCAAGGTGATGGTGCATGACACCAAGGTGCCGCGCGACGAGGCGCTGATCCTGAACTTGGAAGAGCATCCCGACCTGGGCATCCGCCGCAGCCTGAAGCCGAACCTGCTGCCGCGCGCCTCGCTGGACTATCTGAGTCCGCGCACCCGCGTCGCCTACTTCTTCGAAAGCGCCGCGGCGCCGCTCGGGGAGATGGCGGCGTGA
- the pcaF gene encoding 3-oxoadipyl-CoA thiolase — MSQAFICDALRTPFGRYGGALSSVRADDLGAIPLRALMARHTKVDWEAVDDVLYGCANQAGEDNRNVARMAALLAGLPIAVPGATLNRLCGSGMDAIGSAARAIRAGEAQLMIAGGVESMSRAPFVMPKADSAFSRANAVYDTTIGWRFINKLMKEQYGVDSMPETAENVAADFKIERAAQDRMALASQLKAVAAQQAGFFDAEITPVTIAQKKGEAIVVAKDEHPRETSLEALARLKGVVRPDGSVTAGNASGVNDGACALILAGEAAAARHGLTPRARVVGMATAGVAPRIMGIGPAPATRKVLAQTGLTLAQMDVIELNEAFAAQGLAVLRELGLADDDARVNPNGGAIALGHPLGASGARLVTTAVNQLHRSGGRYALCTMCIGVGQGIALIVERV; from the coding sequence ATGAGCCAAGCCTTCATCTGCGACGCGCTGCGCACCCCCTTCGGCCGCTACGGCGGCGCCCTGTCCTCGGTGCGTGCCGACGACCTGGGCGCGATCCCGCTGCGCGCGCTGATGGCGCGCCATACCAAGGTCGACTGGGAGGCCGTCGACGACGTGCTGTACGGCTGCGCCAACCAGGCCGGCGAGGACAACCGCAACGTCGCCCGCATGGCCGCGCTGCTGGCCGGTCTGCCGATCGCGGTGCCGGGCGCGACGCTCAACCGCCTGTGCGGCTCGGGCATGGACGCGATCGGCAGCGCCGCCCGCGCGATCCGCGCCGGCGAGGCCCAGCTGATGATCGCCGGCGGCGTCGAGAGCATGAGCCGCGCCCCCTTCGTGATGCCGAAGGCCGACAGCGCCTTCTCGCGCGCCAACGCAGTCTATGACACGACGATCGGCTGGCGCTTCATCAACAAGCTGATGAAGGAACAGTACGGCGTCGACTCGATGCCGGAGACCGCCGAGAACGTCGCCGCCGACTTCAAGATCGAGCGCGCAGCCCAGGACCGCATGGCCCTGGCCAGCCAGCTGAAGGCGGTGGCCGCGCAGCAGGCCGGCTTCTTCGACGCCGAGATCACGCCGGTGACGATCGCCCAGAAGAAGGGCGAGGCTATCGTGGTCGCGAAGGACGAGCACCCGCGCGAAACCAGCCTGGAAGCGCTGGCCCGGCTGAAGGGTGTCGTCAGGCCGGACGGCTCGGTCACCGCCGGCAATGCCTCCGGCGTCAACGACGGCGCCTGCGCGCTGATCCTGGCCGGCGAGGCCGCGGCCGCGCGCCATGGCCTGACGCCGCGCGCCCGCGTGGTCGGCATGGCCACCGCCGGCGTCGCGCCGCGCATCATGGGCATCGGCCCGGCCCCCGCCACCCGCAAGGTGCTGGCCCAGACCGGACTGACGCTGGCGCAGATGGACGTGATCGAGCTCAACGAGGCCTTCGCGGCCCAGGGCCTGGCGGTGCTGCGCGAGCTCGGACTGGCCGACGACGATGCCCGCGTCAATCCGAACGGCGGCGCGATCGCGCTGGGCCATCCGCTGGGCGCCAGCGGCGCGCGCCTGGTCACGACGGCCGTCAATCAGCTACACCGCAGCGGCGGCCGCTATGCGCTGTGCACCATGTGTATCGGCGTGGGCCAGGGCATTGCGCTGATCGTCGAACGGGTCTGA
- a CDS encoding IclR family transcriptional regulator C-terminal domain-containing protein produces the protein MSAARALDDLAALAAPLPTSASTGSESTGPLKRDLVAGLEKGLAVIEAFDQERPRLTISEVAARTGLTRAAARRYLLTLTHLGFVSQDRKMFALTPKVLRLGQSYMHSARLPRIVEPELHKLAYALKEASSAGVLDGNDVICIAATSAGRVVSPTLQPGTRVPAHCSGNGRVLLSALPQADVDAWIARQELTPLTPHTVTHPERLRIEIARARALGYACIDQELELGLRTVAVPLKNYRGDIVAAMNISVHASRMSMDQLVEHCLPPLLQAQAHLRMLL, from the coding sequence ATGTCTGCAGCCCGCGCACTCGATGACCTGGCCGCCCTTGCGGCCCCGCTTCCCACCTCCGCCTCCACCGGCAGCGAAAGCACCGGCCCGCTAAAACGCGACCTGGTCGCCGGCCTGGAAAAGGGCCTGGCGGTGATCGAGGCCTTCGACCAGGAACGTCCGCGCCTGACCATCTCCGAGGTCGCGGCCCGCACCGGCCTGACCCGCGCCGCCGCGCGCCGCTACCTGCTGACCCTGACCCACCTGGGCTTTGTCTCGCAGGACCGCAAGATGTTCGCGCTGACGCCCAAGGTGCTGCGCCTGGGCCAGAGCTATATGCATTCGGCCCGCCTGCCGCGCATCGTCGAGCCCGAGCTGCACAAGCTGGCATATGCGCTGAAGGAAGCCAGCTCCGCCGGCGTGCTGGACGGCAACGATGTGATCTGCATCGCCGCCACCAGCGCCGGCCGCGTGGTCTCCCCGACCCTGCAGCCCGGCACCCGCGTGCCGGCCCATTGCTCAGGCAATGGCCGCGTGCTGCTGTCGGCCCTGCCGCAGGCCGATGTCGACGCCTGGATCGCGCGCCAGGAACTGACGCCGCTGACCCCGCATACCGTCACCCATCCCGAGCGCCTGCGCATCGAGATCGCCCGCGCCCGCGCCCTTGGCTACGCCTGCATCGACCAGGAGCTGGAGCTGGGCCTGCGCACCGTGGCCGTGCCGCTGAAGAACTACCGCGGCGACATCGTCGCGGCGATGAACATCAGCGTGCATGCCTCGCGCATGAGCATGGACCAGCTGGTCGAGCATTGCCTGCCGCCGCTGCTGCAGGCCCAGGCGCATCTGCGCATGCTGCTCTGA
- the pobA gene encoding 4-hydroxybenzoate 3-monooxygenase, with protein MQRTQVAIIGAGPAGLLLGALLHKAGIANQVLELHSSDEVLARMRAGILEPGTAALIDELGLGGAMRRDALIHAGIAISFGGQRHRLDLQGLSGQSVLVYGQNELTRDLMSARAAAGLPTHFQTEQLSLHDFDGERPYLRYQRLGQSHELACDFIAGCDGFHGIARASVPTRAYRCFERGYPFGWLGVLADATPPHEELVYAQHERGFALCSMRGRSRVRCYLQCSLSDKVEQWSDGRFWDELHARLDPATAAALRPAPSLEKSIMPLRSYVAEPLRFGRLFLAGDAGHLVPPTGAKGMNLAAADARDLAQAFIDHYRGQGESALARYSEQALRRVWRAERFSWGMTRLLHHFPDHNGFDQRIQQAELEHLFSSRAAQTVLAEGYVGQSLN; from the coding sequence ATGCAACGTACACAGGTCGCCATCATTGGCGCCGGCCCCGCGGGACTGCTGCTGGGGGCCCTGCTGCACAAGGCGGGCATTGCCAACCAGGTGCTGGAGCTGCACAGCAGCGACGAGGTGCTGGCCCGCATGCGCGCCGGCATCCTGGAGCCCGGCACCGCCGCGCTGATCGACGAGCTGGGCCTGGGCGGCGCGATGCGCCGCGACGCGCTGATCCACGCGGGCATCGCGATCAGCTTCGGCGGCCAGCGCCACCGCCTCGATCTGCAGGGCCTGAGCGGCCAGTCGGTGCTGGTCTACGGCCAGAACGAGCTGACCCGCGACCTGATGAGCGCGCGCGCTGCGGCCGGGCTGCCGACCCATTTCCAGACCGAGCAGCTGAGCCTGCACGACTTCGACGGCGAACGCCCCTATCTGCGCTACCAGCGCCTCGGCCAGTCGCACGAGCTGGCCTGCGACTTCATCGCCGGCTGCGATGGCTTCCACGGCATCGCCCGTGCCAGCGTGCCGACGCGCGCCTACCGCTGCTTCGAGCGCGGCTATCCCTTCGGCTGGCTGGGCGTGCTGGCCGACGCCACGCCGCCGCACGAGGAGCTGGTCTATGCCCAGCATGAGCGCGGCTTCGCGCTGTGCAGCATGCGCGGCCGCTCGCGCGTGCGCTGCTATCTGCAATGCAGCCTGAGCGACAAGGTCGAGCAATGGAGCGACGGCCGATTCTGGGACGAGCTGCATGCGCGCCTGGACCCGGCCACCGCCGCGGCGCTGCGCCCGGCGCCCTCGCTGGAGAAGAGCATCATGCCGCTGCGCAGCTATGTGGCCGAGCCGCTGCGCTTCGGCCGCCTGTTCCTGGCCGGCGACGCCGGCCATCTGGTGCCGCCGACCGGCGCCAAGGGCATGAATCTGGCGGCCGCCGATGCGCGCGATCTGGCGCAGGCCTTCATCGACCATTACCGCGGCCAGGGTGAGTCCGCGCTGGCGCGCTACTCGGAGCAGGCGCTGCGGCGCGTCTGGCGCGCCGAGCGCTTCTCATGGGGCATGACGCGGCTGCTGCATCACTTCCCCGACCACAACGGCTTCGACCAGCGGATCCAGCAGGCCGAGCTGGAGCATCTCTTCAGCTCGCGCGCGGCCCAGACCGTGCTGGCCGAGGGCTACGTCGGTCAATCCTTGAACTGA